A window of Oligoflexus sp. contains these coding sequences:
- a CDS encoding helix-turn-helix transcriptional regulator, protein MTTTAQSLAAAISRWLEGRQTRSLQMLARLSSVSYSTVRRVAQGEVDPSQEVAIAIASIIMPEAELRDFVGSRWPALKRFVVNVSYRTTEDDLSRFLHSDEHLKILVLASYIHGVDEKDVIEAYGQNLIPYFEDIVASGVLTRKGDKWILDQDVGSSSFEHARRSLATFISMCSRKNDELKGASAAYVGWESLNKEAALKLADLEAKFCEDAFAIIGDKANRGDVLIFFGTLFNVLKGQERLL, encoded by the coding sequence ATGACGACTACCGCTCAATCGTTGGCAGCCGCAATTTCACGCTGGCTGGAAGGACGGCAGACGCGAAGCCTGCAGATGCTGGCGCGTCTCTCGTCAGTGAGCTACTCCACCGTGCGCCGCGTGGCCCAGGGTGAAGTGGATCCCTCCCAGGAAGTGGCGATTGCCATCGCCTCGATTATCATGCCCGAGGCGGAGCTGCGCGATTTCGTCGGCAGCCGCTGGCCGGCGCTCAAACGCTTCGTCGTAAACGTCAGTTATCGCACGACCGAGGATGATCTTTCCCGTTTTCTGCATTCGGACGAGCATCTGAAAATCCTTGTGCTGGCCAGCTATATTCATGGCGTGGATGAAAAGGATGTGATCGAAGCCTATGGGCAGAATCTCATCCCTTACTTTGAAGACATCGTGGCCTCCGGCGTTCTTACGCGCAAAGGCGACAAGTGGATTTTGGATCAGGACGTGGGTTCGTCCTCCTTCGAACATGCAAGACGGAGTCTCGCCACCTTCATCAGCATGTGTTCCCGTAAGAACGATGAGCTGAAAGGCGCATCCGCGGCTTACGTTGGCTGGGAATCCTTGAACAAGGAAGCCGCTCTGAAGCTGGCCGATCTGGAAGCCAAATTCTGTGAAGACGCCTTTGCCATCATCGGTGACAAGGCCAATCGCGGCGATGTCCTCATCTTTTTTGGAACTCTGTTCAACGTCCTCAAGGGTCAGGAGAGATTATTATGA
- a CDS encoding response regulator, which produces MDIFFRDRDVKVLVVDPSGASRTLLSEVIRSLGFADVNGVPNLKDALSVMEVEKVRWLITPVFPDQHENLLQVLNLYTSVPELHQLRVSALVEETEMDLLPACFERGLLSYHKKPFTKDSLINELKDFLQRYEKFNWRSSQMAGSYLRQNLLYLGLYDELLAFERQLLKFSPADLGQYLNLAVPLAKTGKLDEAKAILSQLKKIDNSLDASIKQICATYLPGEDLSSVSGVGMNMLGLKTAIVLDSDTSIRTEIQAALQEMGVENIHAFEDGISAHEHIKQHNNPDLILQEWRVPKLTGPLFLQRAQEEGAKATPVILVSSLVQKEDIPFVREMGIAHTLQKPFQRKELVQSIIWTVQQDRQPTEQSSMERKMRQLLQERHFDEAAKIKERYISDATINVGAKELIEAEFAYAFGDNEKARDFGIEAIKHAGESIFILNLLGKALINLREFETALKCFQKAQTLAPLNLERLCQIAEIHSELGDTSKANEILEEAKDIDPDSQRVKEAEAKAAINNGETGVAKKIMAQLKAMENVVAYMNNRSVAMARCGMINEGIEGYNKTLEAIPDERPDIKGIVHYNIAFAYIRASKLPEAKAQLEQALQHKTTKVLAKSEGLLKRVNHAIEKGTQLNIAKNDHALTRTLGDLNAQTPAASAPAEKSAVDEAKEMAKSKVLAIVDSKPGEMACHMVYKSSLQNTRTAKMLEGQVRFNPRKAIERAESMGADRLAASGS; this is translated from the coding sequence ATGGACATATTTTTTAGAGACAGGGATGTCAAAGTACTGGTCGTGGACCCGTCCGGGGCATCCCGTACACTTTTGTCCGAAGTCATTCGCAGTCTAGGCTTTGCTGACGTGAACGGTGTGCCCAATCTCAAGGACGCCTTGAGCGTGATGGAAGTGGAAAAGGTTCGCTGGCTGATTACGCCCGTGTTTCCCGATCAGCATGAAAACCTCCTGCAGGTGCTTAATCTTTACACCTCAGTTCCTGAATTGCATCAGCTGCGGGTGTCCGCCTTGGTTGAAGAAACGGAAATGGATCTTTTGCCCGCCTGTTTTGAACGTGGGCTGCTTTCCTATCATAAAAAACCTTTTACGAAAGACTCGCTCATCAATGAGCTGAAGGACTTTCTGCAGCGCTATGAAAAATTCAACTGGCGTTCGAGCCAGATGGCAGGATCCTATCTGCGGCAGAATCTTCTTTATCTGGGACTTTACGATGAGCTGTTGGCCTTTGAACGTCAGCTTTTGAAATTTTCACCCGCGGATCTGGGCCAGTATCTGAACCTTGCCGTTCCCCTGGCCAAGACCGGAAAGCTGGATGAAGCCAAGGCCATCCTCTCGCAGCTGAAGAAGATTGATAACTCCCTGGATGCCTCCATCAAACAGATCTGCGCGACCTATCTTCCCGGCGAAGACCTGTCCAGCGTCAGCGGCGTGGGTATGAACATGCTGGGTCTGAAGACGGCCATTGTCCTGGACAGTGACACCTCGATTCGCACGGAAATTCAAGCGGCGCTGCAGGAAATGGGTGTGGAGAATATTCACGCCTTTGAAGACGGGATCAGTGCGCATGAGCACATCAAGCAGCACAACAATCCCGACCTCATCCTTCAGGAGTGGCGGGTTCCCAAATTAACCGGACCACTCTTCCTGCAAAGAGCCCAGGAGGAAGGCGCGAAGGCGACTCCAGTGATTCTGGTCAGCTCACTTGTACAAAAAGAGGACATTCCCTTCGTGCGGGAAATGGGTATTGCCCACACCCTGCAAAAGCCCTTTCAGCGCAAGGAACTCGTTCAATCCATCATCTGGACCGTGCAGCAGGATCGGCAGCCGACCGAGCAGAGCAGCATGGAGCGTAAAATGCGTCAGCTGCTGCAGGAGCGGCATTTCGATGAAGCTGCCAAAATCAAGGAACGATATATCTCGGACGCCACCATCAATGTGGGCGCCAAGGAGTTAATCGAAGCGGAATTCGCCTACGCCTTCGGTGATAACGAAAAAGCCCGGGATTTTGGGATTGAGGCGATCAAGCACGCCGGCGAGTCGATCTTCATTTTGAACCTGTTGGGCAAGGCGCTTATCAACCTGCGCGAATTTGAAACCGCATTGAAATGCTTTCAAAAGGCGCAAACGCTGGCTCCTTTAAACCTGGAGCGCCTGTGTCAGATCGCAGAAATCCATTCTGAACTGGGCGACACGAGCAAGGCCAATGAGATTCTGGAAGAAGCCAAGGACATCGACCCCGACAGTCAAAGAGTCAAGGAGGCGGAAGCCAAGGCCGCCATCAACAACGGCGAGACCGGCGTCGCGAAGAAGATCATGGCCCAGTTGAAGGCCATGGAAAATGTTGTGGCCTATATGAATAACCGTTCGGTGGCCATGGCGCGTTGCGGCATGATCAACGAAGGAATCGAAGGCTACAATAAAACCCTCGAAGCCATACCGGATGAGCGACCTGATATCAAAGGCATCGTTCACTACAACATAGCCTTCGCCTATATTCGGGCCAGCAAACTGCCCGAGGCCAAGGCACAGCTGGAGCAGGCTCTTCAGCATAAGACGACCAAAGTGCTCGCGAAATCCGAGGGTCTTTTGAAGCGGGTGAATCATGCGATCGAAAAGGGCACGCAGTTGAATATCGCGAAGAACGATCATGCCCTGACCCGCACCCTTGGTGATCTTAACGCCCAGACTCCGGCGGCTTCCGCTCCCGCGGAAAAAAGCGCGGTGGATGAAGCGAAGGAAATGGCCAAGAGCAAGGTGCTGGCGATTGTTGACAGCAAACCAGGTGAGATGGCCTGTCACATGGTTTATAAGAGTTCCCTGCAGAATACCAGAACCGCGAAGATGCTCGAAGGACAGGTTCGCTTCAATCCTCGTAAAGCTATCGAAAGAGCGGAGTCGATGGGTGCCGATCGTTTGGCCGCGTCTGGAAGCTAG
- the dacB gene encoding D-alanyl-D-alanine carboxypeptidase/D-alanyl-D-alanine endopeptidase → MRLPSFSAFLVIATLGSGVAKPAPALTNINGNVESILVQRLSDGKVVYSNGPDKALTPASVTKVITSAALLHYFGPSHTFKTRFYHTGMRSGEMIQGNLYVKGDGDPLVISEKLWQLAADLKHLGVKSFSGDLIIDNDLFDSEKRDSSRQDGVDASDRAYDAPVSAFGLNFNTLPIAISPGTGPGAKGRVNFDPYPIPNLPLINNTSTSSGVKSSIQAVRQSRGNQSSLVVSGSIGAQAPMVKLYRSMGDAVTEGGEQLRAFLQANDIMVHGKVKEGSTPASARLLYTLESYDLGYIVHGLNHFSNNFIADMLVKRLGAAFPERGTADADGSGTLKNGVRAIERFLRDEVGIKDKFEIINGSGLDNRNRFSAEQIVKVLVYMHQHMELYPEFLASFPSSGLTGTLEKRFKKLGDGEIQGLVRAKTGTLSQPVSVSSLAGYMGHPKHGTLAFAILNNGQSPGNQPTVAEFRRRQDQALYEILEKY, encoded by the coding sequence CGTTCTCTGCTTTTCTTGTGATCGCGACTCTCGGCTCAGGTGTTGCCAAACCTGCGCCGGCTCTGACCAACATCAATGGCAATGTCGAGTCCATTCTGGTGCAAAGATTAAGTGATGGAAAGGTGGTCTATTCCAATGGCCCGGACAAGGCGCTGACGCCGGCTTCCGTGACGAAAGTCATCACCTCGGCAGCGCTTCTGCATTACTTCGGTCCTTCGCATACCTTCAAAACGCGCTTCTATCACACGGGCATGCGCAGCGGCGAGATGATTCAGGGAAATCTCTATGTGAAAGGTGACGGCGATCCCCTCGTCATCAGCGAGAAACTCTGGCAGCTGGCTGCGGATCTTAAACATCTCGGCGTGAAGAGTTTCAGCGGCGACCTGATCATCGACAACGATCTTTTCGATAGCGAGAAAAGAGATTCGTCGCGCCAGGATGGAGTCGACGCCTCCGATCGCGCCTATGATGCGCCGGTCAGCGCCTTCGGTCTTAACTTCAATACGCTGCCGATTGCGATTTCCCCCGGCACGGGCCCTGGAGCCAAAGGCCGCGTGAATTTTGATCCCTATCCCATTCCCAACCTGCCTCTGATCAACAACACCAGCACCTCAAGCGGCGTCAAAAGTTCGATCCAGGCGGTCCGACAAAGTCGTGGGAATCAGTCGAGCCTTGTGGTGTCCGGCTCCATCGGCGCGCAGGCTCCGATGGTCAAGCTCTATCGCTCCATGGGCGATGCCGTGACAGAAGGCGGCGAGCAGCTGCGGGCATTTTTACAGGCCAACGACATCATGGTGCACGGCAAGGTCAAGGAAGGGTCCACGCCTGCGTCAGCTCGATTGCTTTACACGCTGGAAAGCTACGATTTGGGCTATATCGTGCACGGCCTCAATCATTTCTCGAATAACTTCATCGCCGATATGCTCGTGAAACGTCTGGGGGCAGCCTTTCCAGAACGTGGGACCGCGGATGCGGATGGCAGCGGCACCCTGAAAAATGGCGTGCGCGCCATCGAGCGTTTTCTGCGTGATGAAGTGGGCATCAAGGATAAATTTGAAATCATCAACGGCTCGGGCCTGGATAACCGCAATCGCTTCAGTGCGGAGCAGATTGTGAAAGTGCTTGTCTACATGCATCAGCACATGGAACTTTATCCGGAATTCCTGGCGAGTTTTCCTTCGTCGGGTTTAACGGGAACTCTCGAAAAACGCTTTAAAAAGCTGGGTGATGGCGAAATTCAGGGTCTTGTTCGTGCCAAAACGGGCACGCTTTCCCAGCCGGTTTCCGTGTCAAGTCTGGCCGGATATATGGGCCATCCGAAGCACGGAACGCTGGCTTTCGCCATCCTGAACAACGGTCAAAGTCCGGGCAACCAGCCCACTGTGGCGGAGTTTCGCCGCCGCCAGGATCAGGCTTTGTATGAGATTCTGGAGAAGTATTAA
- a CDS encoding SGNH/GDSL hydrolase family protein: protein MKRFLVLGLNLCIFLSGCHGSSARPDVNTLVKPDQQLVLRESLPKPLPTVMDDLVVFGDSLSDTGRLHRRSAGLYIPPDVYWQGRITNGPNWTDYVCGALTCRVHNHAVAGAATRLDKFFLRWVLRPLDAQVDEFMSDEAGTISDKTVAVIWIGANNYLKILDMKPDEVRADIKASATRLLQGPIKRLLIGSMPSLAGLLKAPHKADPVPMEKYREITLIHNRNMHAVIDELQQEFPGKSIALYDAYEINQATVDRPADFGFTSLTDGCYKGNYRGEYDGEPGFCSDYLGWKFWDYTHPNSRMHCYYAARFLQSLHEAGWLEQVDAENAIDRCRQL, encoded by the coding sequence ATGAAACGTTTTCTTGTGCTCGGGCTCAATCTCTGCATTTTCCTATCAGGCTGCCACGGATCATCCGCGCGTCCTGATGTGAACACCCTTGTCAAGCCGGATCAACAGCTTGTCCTGCGTGAGTCTCTGCCGAAGCCGCTGCCAACAGTGATGGATGATCTGGTTGTTTTCGGTGACAGCCTTTCCGATACCGGGCGTCTTCACCGTCGCAGTGCAGGCCTTTACATTCCTCCTGATGTTTACTGGCAAGGCCGCATAACCAATGGTCCCAACTGGACGGATTATGTCTGTGGGGCACTGACCTGCCGCGTGCATAATCATGCGGTCGCCGGTGCCGCCACGCGCCTTGATAAGTTCTTTTTGCGCTGGGTTCTGCGGCCTCTGGATGCGCAGGTGGACGAGTTCATGAGCGACGAGGCCGGAACGATTTCCGATAAGACCGTCGCCGTCATCTGGATCGGTGCCAACAATTATCTGAAGATCCTCGACATGAAACCGGATGAAGTTCGTGCCGACATCAAAGCGTCGGCCACGAGGCTTTTGCAAGGGCCGATCAAGCGTCTTTTGATCGGCAGCATGCCGTCGCTGGCAGGTCTCTTGAAAGCGCCGCACAAGGCGGACCCTGTGCCCATGGAAAAGTATCGGGAGATCACACTCATTCACAACCGCAACATGCACGCCGTCATCGACGAGCTGCAGCAGGAATTTCCCGGTAAATCCATCGCTCTTTATGATGCCTATGAAATCAATCAGGCGACCGTCGACAGGCCGGCGGACTTTGGCTTCACGAGTCTTACGGATGGCTGCTATAAGGGCAATTATCGTGGCGAATACGATGGAGAACCGGGATTCTGCTCGGATTATCTGGGCTGGAAGTTTTGGGACTACACGCATCCGAATAGCCGTATGCACTGCTATTACGCGGCGCGCTTTCTGCAGTCCCTGCACGAAGCGGGATGGCTGGAACAGGTCGATGCTGAAAACGCCATCGACCGTTGCCGTCAGCTGTGA
- a CDS encoding FAD-binding oxidoreductase, with product MKGHAVNAAHLEALKAIVTESRLTVKPDDLQVYGKDWTRSTPNPLAVVFPKTTDEVSRILRYCNEHRIRVVPSGGRTGLAGAANASNLELVVSLEKMNRILSMDPINMSVTAEAGVIIETLQKEAKEAGLFYPVDLAAKGSCQLGGNIATNAGGLKLIRYGGTREQVLGLEVVLADGTVLDLNYDLRKNNIGYDLKHLFVASEGTLGIVTKATMKLATLPKELRLTCMATDSFEKITQLLGLVNLRGIHPTAFEFFTKACLNLVLKHQTQRQNPFQDKHAFYVLLEFEKQPDGATDPMEPFLEEAFERGLISDAVIASSSSEFHNLWGLRELISESVSMEGLVRKNDIALPISSLPPFIKEMEKVLEKIQGVQMFLFGHIGDGNLHLNYSAPSSMDYDHFRSLTRATEVEVFKLVEKYRGSISAEHGIGVLKKADLHFCAPKEVVDTMRRIKSIFDPNGILNPGKIFDL from the coding sequence ATGAAAGGACATGCCGTGAACGCCGCGCACCTTGAAGCCCTCAAAGCTATCGTCACTGAATCGCGTTTGACCGTAAAGCCCGATGACCTTCAGGTTTACGGCAAGGATTGGACCCGTTCGACGCCCAATCCCCTCGCGGTTGTTTTTCCGAAAACCACGGACGAAGTCAGCCGGATTCTGCGTTATTGCAACGAGCATAGAATCCGTGTGGTTCCGAGCGGCGGTCGCACAGGTTTGGCCGGTGCCGCCAACGCTTCGAATCTCGAACTCGTCGTCTCGCTTGAAAAAATGAATCGCATCCTGAGCATGGATCCGATCAATATGAGCGTGACAGCCGAGGCCGGCGTCATCATCGAAACGCTGCAAAAAGAGGCGAAAGAGGCCGGGCTTTTCTATCCCGTGGATCTGGCCGCCAAAGGCAGCTGCCAGCTGGGAGGCAACATCGCCACCAATGCTGGTGGACTGAAGCTGATCCGCTACGGTGGAACACGCGAGCAGGTCCTCGGCCTTGAAGTGGTGCTTGCCGATGGGACCGTTCTGGATCTGAACTACGACCTTAGAAAAAATAATATCGGTTACGATCTGAAGCATCTTTTCGTGGCTTCGGAAGGCACTCTCGGTATCGTGACCAAGGCCACGATGAAGCTTGCGACCTTGCCGAAGGAACTGCGCCTCACCTGTATGGCGACCGACAGTTTTGAAAAGATCACGCAGCTCCTTGGGCTCGTGAACCTGCGCGGCATTCATCCGACGGCCTTTGAATTTTTCACCAAAGCCTGCTTGAACCTTGTGCTGAAGCATCAGACGCAAAGACAGAATCCCTTCCAGGATAAGCACGCGTTCTATGTCCTGCTCGAGTTTGAAAAGCAGCCTGACGGCGCGACCGATCCGATGGAGCCCTTTTTGGAAGAGGCCTTTGAACGCGGCCTGATCTCCGACGCCGTGATCGCGTCGAGTTCGTCTGAATTCCATAACCTTTGGGGACTGCGCGAACTCATCAGTGAATCGGTTTCGATGGAAGGCCTCGTCCGGAAAAACGATATCGCTTTGCCGATCAGCAGCCTGCCGCCCTTTATCAAGGAAATGGAAAAGGTCCTGGAGAAGATCCAGGGCGTGCAGATGTTCCTCTTCGGTCACATCGGCGACGGCAACCTTCACCTGAACTACTCCGCACCCAGCAGCATGGATTACGACCATTTCCGCTCGCTGACGCGCGCCACCGAGGTCGAAGTCTTCAAGCTCGTGGAAAAATATCGCGGCAGTATTTCGGCGGAGCATGGCATCGGCGTTCTGAAGAAGGCGGACCTTCACTTCTGCGCGCCGAAGGAAGTGGTGGACACCATGCGACGGATCAAAAGCATCTTTGATCCGAACGGTATCTTGAACCCAGGGAAAATTTTCGACCTATGA